The nucleotide window AAGATTGAATAACCAGGGTTTAAGCTTTCATTCTACTAAAGATATCATCAATGCTGTCGAAAGAGGAAAACTCCCTAATAAGATTATGATGACTTTCCATCCGCAACGTTGGCACGATTCATTTTTTCCATGGACAAAAGAGTTTGTACTTCAAAATATTAAGAATATTGTTAAACGATTCTTTTTTGTGAAATATATTACATAAAGTTGTTTGAAAAAGTGTGTTGATATACATAATGTTGTTTGAAAAAATGTTTGTATATTTGTGCCAAAAATGAAACATGAAAAGGTTTGAGTTACAAAATTTAATAAACTGGAAGAATTCTTCTACACGTAAGCCATTGATAATAAAGGGTGCAAGACAGGTTGGTAAAACATGGCTTATGAAAGAGTTTGGAAATAAACACTACGCACAAACTGTTTATATCAACTTTGAAAAAAGCAATAGACTAAAACCTCTATTTATTGATGATTTTGATATTCGGAGAGTAATAGTTGCATTAGAAATAGAAACTGGATTAACAATAAAATCAAATAATACCCTGTTAATTTTTGATGAAATTCAAGCTTTACCTGAGGCAATAACTGCACTAAAATATTTTTACGAAGAAGCTCCGCAATACCACATTCTTGCTGCCGGTTCATTGCTTGGCGTTGCCTTGCATACACATGTTTCCTTTCCTGTAGGTAAGGTTGATTTTTTGTACCTCTTTCCTCTTAGTTTTATTGAATTTCTTGATGCACTCAACGAATCTGTCCTGATTAAAATATTACAAGAACAAGATTGGAAACTTATTACAACTTTTAAAAATAAGTATATTGAACGATTACGGCAATACTATTTTGTTGGAGGTATGCCGGAAGCTGTTTTAAGTTTTAGTAATAATAATAATTATTCGGAAGTCAGATATATTCAAAAGCAAATTTTAACAGCTTATGAATACGACTTTTCAAAACATGCTCCAAATGAAATTGTACATCGAATACGTATGTTGTGGAATTCTATACCCGCTCAGTTGGCAAAAGAAAATCGTAAATTTATTTATGGTATAATAAAAAGCGGAGCAAGAGCAAAAGATTATGAATTAGCACTTTCGTGGCTATCCGACTGTGGTTTGATACACAAAATATATCTTGCAAATAAACCTGCAATTCCCATTAAAGCTTATGAAGAAAGGAGTGCTTTCAAACTGTTCTTGGTTGACATCGGGCTTCTTGCAGCTATGGGAAATATTGATAAAAAAACACTTCTTGAAGGTAATACCATTTTTACCGAATTTAAGGGTGCAATAACCGAACAATATGTATTACAACAACTTATTAGTAACGATTTTACAACTTACTATTGGTCAGCAAAACATGCTTCCTCTGAAATTGATTTTTTAATTCAATTTTCTGGCGAGATTTATCCTATTGAAGTAAAAGCCAATGAAAATTTGCAAGCAAAAAGTTTAAAAGTTTACAATAAAAAATTTGGTCCCTCTATTTGTATTCGTACTTCGCTATCAAATTACAGAGTGCAAGATTGGATGATAAATTTGCCTTTGTATGCTGTAAACGAATTGCAACGATTATTAGTTAGTATCTGCCCATAAAGTCATATGTTTTGTTCATAATGAGATTAATTTTTTATTTGTGAAATAAATTGCAAAGAAATGTTCTGTTTCTGTAATTTGGATTAGCTTTTAATACGGCATCTCCCTTTCAGGGCTTATTTGGTTTTGGTTGCTTACACAGGGTTTTGTTGCACTCCACCCTATGCTAATATATATCGGAGCTTTGCCCCTCAAAAACAAAATGCCAGAATCTCAAAATATTTTTTAGCCAATTCCTGAAAGAAACAATTGTTTATTCCATTTAATATATACTTTTGTGCAGTTTATTGTTTTAATAATTTAAAAATTAAATGAGAGAAACAATAATTAAAGAAGTAGGTGAGGAGGTTTTTGATTATTTATCAAAATTCACTAAAGTTGTTGATGGTGAGACTCTTGTGGTTTTTACAAGTTCAGTTTTTAATATAGAGAATCAAGAATTTAATAAATATAAAAACATTGTTAATCTACGAAGGATTAATGATATTATCAGAATTAATAAATTTTTTGAAGCTGTAAATGTTAAAATTCCAAACAATGGAGTTTTTATTGGGCATGTAGAAACTAAAAATCAGAGGCGAGAAAGATATTTTAGAAAATTTCCGGCAGTAATAAATCACTTTTTCTATTTTCTTGATTTTATCATTAAAAGAATTTTCCCAAAATTTTTATTAACAAAAAAAATATATTTTTACATTACCGGTGGAAAAAATCGTGTAATAACTAAAACAGAAACTCTTGGTCGTTTGTTTTCCTGTGGGTTCGAGGTTATCAATGAAAAAGAAATAAACAATCATTTATATTTTGTTGCCAAAAAAGTAAAAGAACCGGTTTTCGACAATAACCCAACCTACGGACCATTAGTTCGATTGAAAAGGGTGGCAAAAGACGGAAAAATAATTAATGTGTATAAGATGAGGACAATGCACCCTTATGCTGAATATTTGCAGGCTTACCTTTTTGATACGAATAATTTAAAACCCGGTGGAAAGTTTAAGGATGATTATCGTGTTTCAACAATTGGTAAAATTATGCGAAAATTTTGGATTGACGAACTTCCAATGTTAATAAATCTACTTAAAGGAAATATGAAATTGGTTGGTGTTCGGCCGCTTAGTAAACATTATTTTAGTTTGTATAGTAAAGAACTACAAGATAGAAGAATAAAATATAAACCCGGATTAGTACCTCCATTTTATGTTGATTTGCCAGAAACTTTAGATGAAATTATGGCTTCGGAGAAAAAGTATTTAGATGCTTATGAGAAAAATCCTTTTTTGACAGATGTAAAATACTTTTTTGCAGCTTTTTATAATATCATGATTAAAAGAGCCCGTAGCAATTAATCATATTTTCTAAAGAATATAAACAAAGAATCCCTCCCAACAAGAGGGATTTTTTGTTTTATACGATTAGATGATCTATACCGAAAACCTGAACAAATTTTTCGATAAGAACTTTTTGCACCTCCTTTATAGGAACTTCTTCGCCTAAATATTCCTTCATTGATGTAACTCCTTTGTCTGTGAAGCCACATGGATTTATATAATTGTAATAATTTAAATCAGTATTCACATTAAATGCCAATCCGTGCATTGTAATATATCTGCTTGAACGAACACCTATTGCACATATTTTTCTTGGCTTGGTAATATTTCCGTGAAAAACCCAAACACCAGTAGCTTCATCAATTCGCTGAGCTTCGATTCCATAGTTTGCCAAAGTAAGAATAACCACTTCTTCTAAAAGAATAATGTATTTTTTTAAACCTATGCCGAAATTCTCTAAATCGAAAATGGGATATATTACAATTTGTCCAAGTCCATGATAGGTAATATCTCCTCCTCTATTTATCTTATAAAAGTTAGCACCAATTTTAGTAAGGTATTCTTCATTAATAAGGAGATTTTGAACTTTCCCACTTTTACCAAGAGTGTAAACATGCGAATGCTCACAAATCAATAAATGATTTTTTGTGGAATCAACTTCTTTATTCTTTGATTTATTTTTGATTTCAATATTTCTATTGAATAATTCTTCCTGAATATCCCATGCTTTTTTAAAATCAATTCTTCCAAGATCTTTATAAAATACTGTCTTTGACACTCTATTTTTTATTAATTCAATTTGCTGCAAAACTCCGATTTTTTTTAAAATAATATCCAGTTTTGTGTATTTTTTTTGGAATGTGTTTGAATAAATTTTGATACTAATTGCGTAACTTCTGAATAATGTATTATCTTTACATTATTTAGAACTTATTAATGTACTGATACAACATTATATGGAACGTAAAATTGAAAAGAATTTGTTAGAATGGAAAGATTCTCCAAATTCATTGCCATTAATTATTCATGGAGCAAGGCAAGTTGGCAAAACTTATTCGATATTGGAATTTGGCAAAAAGTACTTCAAAAATGTGCTGTATTTCAATTTTGAAAGCAACAGCGAACTAACAAAAATATTCGACAAAGACTTGAAACCTGAGCGCATTCTAAACGAACTGTCTGTTTTTAGCGGAAAGTCGATCTTAGAACATGAAAGTCTAATTTTCTTTGATGAGATACAAGCATCGGAAAAAACACTTACATCTTTAAAATATTTTGCAGAACAATCTTCTCAATTTCATATAATTGCCGCAGGAAGTCTTCTTGGCGTGGCGATTAATCACGAAAATTATTCATTTCCTGTCGGGAAAGTTGAGATGCAAACTTTGTATCCAATGGATTTTGAGGAGTTTCTGTGGGCAATACAGGAAAAAAATGCAGTAGAAATAATTAGAGAATCTTATCGCAACAATTCTGAATGCTCTCTTCATCAGCACTTTATTGATCTTTACAAAATATATCTCTGTACGGGTGGATTGCCACAAGTCGTGAAAGAGTATATGGATAAAGGAGATTTTGATTTTGTATCTATAATTCAAAAAAATATAAACGATGCGTATATTGCTGATATGACAAAGTATGTTTCTCCTACCGAAACAATCAGAATAATGGCTGCTTACAATAGCATTCCTGCACAATTGGCAAAAATTAACAAAAAGTTTCAATACAAAATAATTAAATCCGGAGCGAGAGCAAATCAATATGAGCTTTCATTGCACTGGTTGAATGCTTCCGGAATAGTTGTTAAATGCTTGAAAACTACCGCAGGGAAATTCCCGTTGAGTCTGCATGCCGAAAACAACTCGTTTAAAATATATATGAACGACAGTGGTCTTCTGTTGTCGAAATTTGGAGTTTCTGCAAATGCAATAATGTCAGGAAATGAAGGATTTAATAACATAAAAGGAATATTGGCAGAAAATTATGTTGCCAATTCATTAGTAATAAATGGATATGTGCCACATTATTGGGAATCTAAAGGAAAGGCAGAGCTCGACTTTGTTATCCAAACTAAAAATGGAGAAGTAATTCCTATTGAAGTAAAATCTTCTGAGAATGTACGTTCAAAAAGCTTGCAGCAATTTGTACTGCAGTATAAACCTCTCTTTTCGATAAGAATCTCATTAAGGAACTTTGGGTTTGAAAACAATATTAAATCGATTCCACTTTACGCATGTTTCTGTATTTGACAAGTAACTAAGAATTATTTATTAACTCAAAGTCTAAGCAAACATTTGAAAAATGCCATTTATTTCCTAATTTTGAATAAATTAAAATACTGACAAAACAGATGCGATTATTACTGGCTTTTTTGATATTTCCTTGCTTTTTGTTTTCACAGAATAGGGCAGAAAGCCTTATTGATGAATACAACAAAATTCCTGTAGAAGACCGAACATCAAAATCGGCAATAGACTTATTGAATGAAATTTCGAAAGCTTACTTGAAAATTGATAGCAAACAGTCACTTGAGTTTGGAAAAAGTGCCCTTAAATACTCAAACAGCATTAGTTATAAAAAAGGTTGTGCTGCTGCAGAAAAACAAATTGGTTCTGCCTATTATTATCAAGGAAATTATAACAATGCTTTAAAATACTTTCAGCAAGCGATTGAAAAATTTGAAATGCTTGAAAATAAGGATGGTATAAAGCATGCTTCAAACTTGCTGGGGAATTCTTGTTTGAATTTAGGAAAATATAACAAAGCATTAAACTATTATTTGAAGGTTTTAAAACTAAATAAAGAAGAAAACAATCATTCAGGAGTTGCAAAAACTTTAAGCAATATTGGTAATGTATATAATTATTCGGGCAATTTATCAGGAGCATTAGAATATTACAACAATGCACTTGAAATTGCAGAGGAGATAGAGGAAAAACTTTTGATAGCGAATTTACTTAACAATATTGGGGCTATTTACGATTCAGACAAAAATTACAAATTAGCATTAGAAACCCATCAAAAATCATTGAAAATTCAGGAAGAAATTGGTGATAAAAGCAGTACATCAAAATCTTTGCACAATATTGGAAGTGCCTATGAAAGTCTTGGTGATAAGAAAAAAGCTGAAGAATATTATTTAAAATCACTTGAAATTGAGAAATTGCTTAATAATAAATTGGAAATAGCTACTTCATTAATTCGTATAGGTAGTTTTTATACAGAAATTGGAAGCTATAAAAATGCCGAGCAGTTTTTAAACGAAGGCTTGAAGCTTGCTCAAGAAATGGGCAATAAATATTTAGTGAATTCTGCTAGTCTATCATTGTCAAATCTGTATGTTAAAATAGGAAACTACAAATCTGCTTTGGTTTTCAATCAGTTATATCATGCTGTAAAAGACACTATGTTTAACGAAAGGAGTGTAGCTGAGATGGCAGAAATGAATGCAAAATATCAAGTTGAAAAAGAAGAAAAAAAGAACGAGATTCTTACTAAAAATAATGAAATCAATAATTTAATAATTAGCCGAAAAAAAACGGTTCAAAAATATTTATACATATCTCTCGGATTGGTAATAGTTTTACTATTAGTGATTTTCAGCAGATATTATTCAAAACAAAAAGCAAATGTTGCATTAGAAGAAAAAAATGCTCAAATAGAAAAACAAAAAGCTAAACTTTCAGAAACTTTGGAAAAACTTAAGTTAGCTAAAGAGCAGGCAGAGAAAGCAAATAAAACTAAAAGCGAGTTTCTGGCAAACATGAGTCATGAAATTCGGACTCCTTTAAATGCGATTCTTGGGTTTACCGATTTGCTTAATTCTCTTATTACAAGTAAAAAACAAAAATCGTATCTCGAATCGATAAAAGCAGGCGGA belongs to Bacteroidota bacterium and includes:
- a CDS encoding ATP-binding protein, with amino-acid sequence MKRFELQNLINWKNSSTRKPLIIKGARQVGKTWLMKEFGNKHYAQTVYINFEKSNRLKPLFIDDFDIRRVIVALEIETGLTIKSNNTLLIFDEIQALPEAITALKYFYEEAPQYHILAAGSLLGVALHTHVSFPVGKVDFLYLFPLSFIEFLDALNESVLIKILQEQDWKLITTFKNKYIERLRQYYFVGGMPEAVLSFSNNNNYSEVRYIQKQILTAYEYDFSKHAPNEIVHRIRMLWNSIPAQLAKENRKFIYGIIKSGARAKDYELALSWLSDCGLIHKIYLANKPAIPIKAYEERSAFKLFLVDIGLLAAMGNIDKKTLLEGNTIFTEFKGAITEQYVLQQLISNDFTTYYWSAKHASSEIDFLIQFSGEIYPIEVKANENLQAKSLKVYNKKFGPSICIRTSLSNYRVQDWMINLPLYAVNELQRLLVSICP
- a CDS encoding sugar transferase is translated as MRETIIKEVGEEVFDYLSKFTKVVDGETLVVFTSSVFNIENQEFNKYKNIVNLRRINDIIRINKFFEAVNVKIPNNGVFIGHVETKNQRRERYFRKFPAVINHFFYFLDFIIKRIFPKFLLTKKIYFYITGGKNRVITKTETLGRLFSCGFEVINEKEINNHLYFVAKKVKEPVFDNNPTYGPLVRLKRVAKDGKIINVYKMRTMHPYAEYLQAYLFDTNNLKPGGKFKDDYRVSTIGKIMRKFWIDELPMLINLLKGNMKLVGVRPLSKHYFSLYSKELQDRRIKYKPGLVPPFYVDLPETLDEIMASEKKYLDAYEKNPFLTDVKYFFAAFYNIMIKRARSN
- the lipB gene encoding lipoyl(octanoyl) transferase LipB, with product MKNRVSKTVFYKDLGRIDFKKAWDIQEELFNRNIEIKNKSKNKEVDSTKNHLLICEHSHVYTLGKSGKVQNLLINEEYLTKIGANFYKINRGGDITYHGLGQIVIYPIFDLENFGIGLKKYIILLEEVVILTLANYGIEAQRIDEATGVWVFHGNITKPRKICAIGVRSSRYITMHGLAFNVNTDLNYYNYINPCGFTDKGVTSMKEYLGEEVPIKEVQKVLIEKFVQVFGIDHLIV
- a CDS encoding ATP-binding protein, whose translation is MERKIEKNLLEWKDSPNSLPLIIHGARQVGKTYSILEFGKKYFKNVLYFNFESNSELTKIFDKDLKPERILNELSVFSGKSILEHESLIFFDEIQASEKTLTSLKYFAEQSSQFHIIAAGSLLGVAINHENYSFPVGKVEMQTLYPMDFEEFLWAIQEKNAVEIIRESYRNNSECSLHQHFIDLYKIYLCTGGLPQVVKEYMDKGDFDFVSIIQKNINDAYIADMTKYVSPTETIRIMAAYNSIPAQLAKINKKFQYKIIKSGARANQYELSLHWLNASGIVVKCLKTTAGKFPLSLHAENNSFKIYMNDSGLLLSKFGVSANAIMSGNEGFNNIKGILAENYVANSLVINGYVPHYWESKGKAELDFVIQTKNGEVIPIEVKSSENVRSKSLQQFVLQYKPLFSIRISLRNFGFENNIKSIPLYACFCI
- a CDS encoding tetratricopeptide repeat protein, translating into MRLLLAFLIFPCFLFSQNRAESLIDEYNKIPVEDRTSKSAIDLLNEISKAYLKIDSKQSLEFGKSALKYSNSISYKKGCAAAEKQIGSAYYYQGNYNNALKYFQQAIEKFEMLENKDGIKHASNLLGNSCLNLGKYNKALNYYLKVLKLNKEENNHSGVAKTLSNIGNVYNYSGNLSGALEYYNNALEIAEEIEEKLLIANLLNNIGAIYDSDKNYKLALETHQKSLKIQEEIGDKSSTSKSLHNIGSAYESLGDKKKAEEYYLKSLEIEKLLNNKLEIATSLIRIGSFYTEIGSYKNAEQFLNEGLKLAQEMGNKYLVNSASLSLSNLYVKIGNYKSALVFNQLYHAVKDTMFNERSVAEMAEMNAKYQVEKEEKKNEILTKNNEINNLIISRKKTVQKYLYISLGLVIVLLLVIFSRYYSKQKANVALEEKNAQIEKQKAKLSETLEKLKLAKEQAEKANKTKSEFLANMSHEIRTPLNAILGFTDLLNSLITSKKQKSYLESIKAGGKNLLTLINDILDLSKVEAGKMEINYSHVNPLNIFKEIEQIFSLKISQKKIDFIIEYVGNIPKGMMLSETRLRQVLFNLIGNAIKFTSEGFIKVIVSTKNFEKDKNTLTLVISIEDTGIGIPVEQQELIFFAFKQMKGQNMKEYGGTGLGLTISKRLVEMMDGNIMLESEVNKGSIFTVNLNNVEIVLPDEMEESILDEKFQAIEFENAKILVVDDVESNRNLIREIFENANITVFEAKNGKEAVEIAKSEMPELIIMDIRMPVMDGFQANKIIKSDEKIGHIPIIAFTASVMKEDIKNIFDGKFDGFLMKPIQIETLFQEVSKFLKHKKTKESKSVLVSQDAEILESVKSLNKDSLEKVIYIFENELIPVWKNVHKNHFIHEVISFAENIKRIGIENEFKIVERYGDDLIFYANSFDIENMAATLNQFPDFVESIKQIV